AATGCACATCGGACTTGTGGGAGGACCCGAGCACACATCTACAGGTCTGCCCAGCTGTCCAATACACAACCCACcctttcttctccctccttcccaCCCCTCAACTTTTTCTTTCCTGGATTAACAACCTCAACTCCTccagtgtatatatatatatatatatatatatatatgtccgAGGCAGAGAATACCAATAATAAATCAGTTGAGATGCCTAGAAGAGCAAGAGCAAGACCCAGCCTATTTCGTTAATCTAATTCATCCAAAAGCtgttgaaaattttccaaatggtaaaggaattaaaattttattaatccAACAAAATGCAAGGAGTTACATAAGACTACCAATTTTTAGAAGTGCCGTTCACCTCTTCTACTATTATACGAGCTACTGCTTTGATACCTTTACAACTCAAGCATCAAGGAAATTATATTACAGACGGCAAGAAATAGGTAAACCCCCAATAGGAATACCCATGGAAAACCTTGAGCTCACCACCGGATATAAACATCCTAGGGTAACTCAACAGGTTTGATGTTCCATATATCGTTTGCATATTCATGGATTGTCCGATCACTGCTGAACTTGTACGAACCAGCTGTATTCAAAATTGACATTTTTGTCCATCTCTGCACAAACATTGGTAATAAATGTCAGACATGTATATTTTAACAGACATGGATGTGCACATACTTCACAGAACTGTTAACgcacagagaaagaaaatatatttttttgtgtgtgcCTGTATTTATATGTGGTGTTTGTGGAATGTTCATGCAAACACACATGCACATTCTCAAATCAATGAACGTGAATGaatgtcacacacacacacacatgcacacaagAACACACACTCGTCTGTATATCAGTCACACATACCTTCACCTCAGCAATGTTAAGGCACATGCAGCGCAGAAGATGCAGATAAGCATTGATGAGTATGACTGTAGAACATTAAAAGCTTCTTAACATGATTAACATGATTATACATGACTTGTCAATTTGACCCATCTATGTAAACTGCAGATTCAATCTCATCATGTAGATCCATGAACATTGAGTAATTTGCAAATAGGAATGCATTCATATCTATTACAAGAAGTGAAAGGCAAAACCTGCATCAATTTCTTACAGGTGCATGTGCTTATTTTCATCTATGAAATTACACATATACACATGATATGAATAAATGTGATTCTTTACTTTTGGCCCATGAGAGCAGTCACAGATTCATTTCTCTCTCATGGACATTGATGAAGGACAAGTTTATTTATGTATAAATAAATGCGGCTTCATTGCATAAATTGTGAAGACAAACTGGATTAAATGTCTTCATTTATGAAAATCTCcgagcaaagaaaaaaaaataataatccatAATAATCATGCATCTACCTTAATATTGCATGAAAAAGATAATATAACTTTTTTGCACATGTAATAAGCACACCAACCTTTTGGTCTCGGTAGGCCTCATCTACTTTCTCTTGGCATTCCAGGTAACTAGGGAAGTCCTTGCCAACAAGGAAATAATCTGCACGCCCATAACCCTCATTCCCTTCCAAAGATCCCATGAGTTCATCATAGTTGTAGGGTCCAAAAACACCACTTCTGACAAATGCCTTGACTCCTTCAAATCGAGGGTCTGGCACAAACTGCATACAAGAACAGATTAGATCAAATATAGAGTATAAATTCTACTGTTAAACTGAATTTTGACCATAGTGTTGGAAATCCAGACCCTGTAGGAGTTGAGAGGAGTTTTCAGATATCATTCGAGAAATTTCCTTTCAGTATTCTCAGGTCCAGTGGGACGGGCAGATTTGTATACAGCGGAGCTTAAAGCAATCATTCAAGGTTTGATGGTACACACAATGCAACCATGGACAAACTTAGTGGTTGAAGGAGAATCTCAATTTTGATAATCAAGTAGCTGTAATGGAATGGAAAGGTACCTTTAAGGCTTGGTTCATCTAATCCCAAAACCTGGGTGCCTTTCCCATCATCAAAacctctctttttcttggaggCCAGGATCAGCCAACCCTTTGGGGATACTCTAGCTCAAGAGGGAGTAGGAAGAGAGGTCATATACATAGGGCCATAATAGTTGTATACGAAGCTCCTGTATAGCAGTTAAGATATGGTTGGTAGTGTATACTTATTTTGTAATGTTTTGTATACACCATGTATCTTCTTTttggcattaaaaaaaaaaagagcaacctagtgcacgaggctcccactattacagggtctgggaggggcaaatgtatgcagcttAAACCCCTGCTTTGCAGGAGagactgtttccaagtttcaaacctgtgaccaacatgtagCAATAGTGCCCAATATCAATTCACTCCTCTATGATTAAGCTGGATCTGCAAATCATTTTTTCCCAGCAACAATTAGTATATCAATTTGTTTTACATACCTTGCCCTCAGCTCTTTCTTTCCTCAGGCCTGCAATCTCATGAGCTTGTGCACCAAAGAGGAAAAAGTTGTCTTCTCCAACCTCTTGCCTTATTTCAACATTGGCCCCATCCAAGGTCCCAATCTGGACACAACCATTCATTGCAAATTTCATGTTGCTGGTTCCACTGGCCTCCATCCCAGCAGTACTGCCCAGGGGtacaaagagaaggaaagaaataaacaaagatGAATTTAGGTAAATATCAAACCCCGAAACAAGTTTTGCAAATATTAAACCATGAAAAGGAGAGGCCTTTGATACAACTCTTTGACCCACAATCTCAACCTCAATCAATCTTAAATACACACACACTGTAAGCTTCTAGGAGGGGGTGGTGGGAATGGGCTGGCATTATTCACCTCACCAAGCTTGTGAATCCAGCACCATACAATGTGTTGATACATTTGGATCAACCGTCtataaaaattccattttttcccccttcaaaAAGACCCTATTTTTACATTAATTTTCTAAAACATATACTTCCAAATCTAATAATAAATGTGCATGCGTTGTAAAGGCTTTTCTTGCTCAATGGACGCACAGAACAAGCAGCAGTTTGCAAcaagaatgaaataaaaaattcaaagatcCACACAGTGAACTAAACAATCATATATGCAACCAAATACAATAATTAATATGTGTGTACACATTGATGTTTGAGGGTACAGAGGTTATGCATCTTGAGTTAAAACCAGTTGCCTCGACTAACCATTTCTTAAACGAAATTCTACGGTTTCCAGACAGGCGAAGGAAGACAAAGGATTCAAAACGAAAATTTTATAGCGGTGCACAGTTCACTGGCTGAAAATATCCATTCTGTTAGGACTATTTGACTTTAGACTCTAGCTTTTCTGTTAAGAATCAGAGTTTGAGTATAATCAATTTTACTGTTTGGCTTAACTTTTGCCACACTTAATGTTAGTcatgttccttttttttctttccaggaGAGCAGCATTCCAGTTTTGAGGTGTCTTCAGTATATTACTCTATTTTAGTAAAGTGGAGTCACAGTACTACCTGGTTAGAGGATCTAATCTTATTTTGGTGGGTGGGTGTTAAAACTTAAAACTCCACCGTTTTTTCTGCCGGTCCCAAGCCCGGATAAAGGAAGAGGGTTGGTGCGTCAGGTCGGGCACAAGGACCAAAAAAGACTTTATCCAAATCTTTTTACATGGAGTGTAGAACTTATTATTATCAACCTAATGCTAGGTGTCCCCCATAAGCGACAGGCTATACTTTGACCCAGGTGAAGCAAATAATGAGCAAGGATAGATAAAATGATGATGTTGatatggatgtgtggcaaaactaggaaggataaagtaatgAATGATcaaattagagctgatttgggagtagctccaatatatgataagctacgagaaagtcGTCTAAGGTCGCATGGTCATGCTCAACGGAGGCCTTTAGATGCTTTAATTAGGAGGAGTGATTtcattcagattgaaggatctaaagaGACATGGACAGGCTTAAAATGACACTGGgataagtggtgaggaaagacatccATATGTTAGGGCCTTGTATCAAGTTTGACTTTACAGAATTTGCTTTTAGATAAATAACTAAATGTAACCAACTGCTCATTACATCTCTATCCATAACTACTTTGGATAAGGCAGACTTGGATGGACATGTGTGGGTACATGTGATAGAAGAACCTGCACCCATTTTAGTAGTCAAATTTCAACTCAAGACAAGTCTGAGATGTGGTTAAAAAAATGAGCCTTAAGtttcctaaaataaaaaaataataaaataataaataaataaaatgtcaTTTCACTATTAACGAAATCTAGCGATTATGACCTTGAACTCACTTACCTTCTTGTTTTGAGCACAAACTTGAACATCCAGATGAGTGTGTGGTCCTCTATCGCATGACCCCACATGAATTTATCCAAGTGTAACCCATGGCAACTATTGAAGGATACCATAAGTAATGAGGTTACGTTAAATTTATCACcctatttaactttaattaGGATCTGAAGATCCAGTCAGGTCATAAGAAGCCTATATCTAGGCTATTTTAGTTATTTTCCTCATTACAATGAGTGAAGATTAATGCCTGCCAGCTTGTTGGCTTGATGCCAAATCCAAATCTCTCAAAGTTTTAATGCTATCAAAACCCctaatttgtttgtttatttgatGAAACTCTCCTCACGAAAGCTAACCTTAAGAGTCCCTAGACCTCCAACTGATAGTATATCCTTGTATTTATCAAGGCCAACCATCAAATCCTTTTCTTCATGCTATAACTTTAATTGGGCAGTCTTAAAACCAAATCTACCCCAGATTCCATCAAACTCTTGGTTTGACTCTCAATTTTCCAAGTTTCTCCAGTTGAAACCATAACCTAATTCTAGCCTTTTAAGAATATTCTTATATCTCTAATGTCACATTCCAATTAGCGTTCAGATCTGTTGAGCTTCCTACATTACAGAGAGGGtaagagatttttctttttctttatttatttatttattattattattattattattttcatttgaaGGGGGGGTGTTGGGATGGAGTAGGGGGGATACCATGGTTCAAAATTATAGCTGAAAGCCTGCAACCAAGATATTTTAAATACCTGATGTGCTGAGAAAGCTCGCTTGCAGGTATAAGCAATTCTGCAACGCTAACATTGTAATCAGGGATGAAAACgacctaaaaaagaaaaaaaaagaaagaaacagtaTTTTGCCAATCAGAACCAACTCAGAACAAGAAATTGATGCACAAAATATAATCAATCAATATCCAATCTTGAATACAATCCATCATACAGCAttttgatggggacatcaaggtgtatagacgcaagaagaagaagaaacagctaTCTTTGTGGctaaaagaatagaaagaagaagaaagaagaagaaaaaagaggaagaaagggaggctcgatccagcctttccagcactggatcgagtccctctctctttccagaTTTCAGCAAATCTTGTGGGTCCCATTAGTTGTtaatttagtagtttatttttagaatattcttttccttgttagtcttttaattaattaaggaactactttattagttgttagtttttaggaagttttaatttactttccaattggctctttttattttagtaacTAAGTTTATGATATATGTAATGGCCTAGGCCACGATGGAGTTAGTCAATGAAAGAATATTTTGAATGCAAAAGGCTGtcgtcctcctctctctcacgATCTCCTCTCACTCTCggcttctcttttcttgcctttctctctctttctttcttgctattctctctttctcctcatccctctctctttcacttCCCTGTTTTATCGATTACTGTTCTAGTTTGTTGCGGTTACTAAGTATTGCAAAATGGAGATCAACTCAGTTGCAAAATATTCATCAAAATGCTGCTGAACAATTAATCACCAAACTGgaatttttccttcattaaCTAAGGTGGACTGCACTCTTATCTTGGAGGACCTTGagttcttctttactcctctgaCTTGGACAGCAGgtaagtaattaaactaaaacacccccacctccattaatcccctGTTATATGTTATAGCCCATTATCATTGAAACCAGCCCCTTACCCttcgtttatgcctattttaccTATTGTTTTAAGCCTTTTCTTCGCTGTAATATCTCCTAAACCTTtgctgatttttttattttagttggctgctagaggacattgattgtttgcatatcttattttgtgtctagattgatttgtgatgaacctaacattcgcatgacgtttgttcccttccctatgtccccacttgaagcttaagtaagttTCTTATGTGTTTTTCCACTTAGATTGATATTGCTCCTAGCTACATGTTAATTTGTCTCTATTTATTGcatgttgaatcttgttttgCCGAGCATATCAAAATcccaacctaatcccaagaccCCCCTTAAGTTTGTCTTACCCTAATTGAGTCACTCTTGTAGGGACCTTAGTTGTCTAGAAAATCCCCTACATCACATTTTCTGGTCTATCTTCTTAAAATCGGTTCCACAATTACAAACTTCCTGCTAGTATTGTGCTGAAACAGTAAAGTGCTATTTCCATACCAAAGCAAACAAATAAATGATATTATAGATCACAATATACAAAGGTCCATTGGATAATCACTCTAGAGTTCATAGAATTAAAATTGTAAATTTTGTTCTTAAAAGGTAATTTTGGTCattatcagtttttttttttttttaaacaatttaggagagagagtatatCTATTTGTAACCAAGAAGGATGCAAATAGAAATTATAACTCACTTTTTTGCCCATAACTTTTTCACTTGCCCATGCCTCCTTCGTGTTTtcccttcctccttttcttccacCTCCTTCTTGGGTGTCAACATGGTTGCAACATCAAAGTTGATTGTAATTTGTGGGATAGTTGGGTTGCTCCAAGGGGTTTACCTTTTCATATTATGAAAACGTGTATTTTCAATCAATTTGGTGCTACCTCTGGTGGATTAGAAGAACTAGAAGAATTATTTTCAGATTTCAGTGAATCAACAATTCAAATCAAGATAAGAGGTTTGCTCAATATTCCCGGGCTTGTAGCCGTCATAGATGGGGATGTTCTGCTGTTTTCTGTCGAGGTCATTGTTTTTGGGAACATTATTGCACTCCAGAGAAACCAGACAGACCTGAAGTTAGGGATGATGGCGTGACAAATCTGTCCCACCTGGTTTTGGAGCTACACAGCCACATGTGAATCAAAGATCAAGGAACTCTGAAAGTCCTAATCAGAGAGGGTGGTAAGAAATCAAATAGTAGACCAATCAGAGGGATGCAGTGTAGGATAAGACGGAGGCAATGCTGAAGAAGAGGACAGGGGCAGTGGAGGTGCAGAGGGTCCAATTctgaaacaaagaaacaaggagagagggagggtgaaattacaaaaatgaccTCATCTAAAAGAGGGTGTAAGTGAAGTGAccaaggacaaagaaaagaggTTACGAAAATCTGTTAGTAATTGAGCTGGTTAAAACAAATTTACCCTTTAGGAAATTCTGTTTTGTTACTAATAGTAAGAAATCTTATGTTTGTTGATAAATACAAGAAGTAAATATTAGTTCCattttacttcttcttttttttttggggggggggggtgaaagGTTTCATTCTACTAATTGTATTTTACGATAAACAGCAAATTTCCTTCCTCTAAATAGTAAACTAGAATTTCCAGAGAATTTTAATATAAGGAGTGAGTTACTCATAAATACTAAAGATGTAACTCTGAAGCATTGACGGCATTGATGAAATCAAGTCGTAGTTTCCGATGACCAAGTGAAACAGTAGCCAAGATCTTCTCATCTCTTTTACTTCTCCTCAATCTCTTCATATCTTTGTTAAGTGTTACTGAGGGTTTGGGGTCCTCCCTTCCTACGTCATACAAGGTCCCACCAAATTATCACTTGGGAGAATTCAATCCATAGCCACTTGGTAACCTGTATTTCTGTTTATGGCTCTAATGACTAATCCACAGTAGCATGTCTCCCCTCCCccaaaacccccccccccccaaaaaaaaaaaaaaccaatgctTATTGGTACCAAAGCTTTAATTGCCACCTACTAATGATCCTAACATGCCCTTGATAgaaggtttttttcttcttttttttttttttttttttggggggggggttgggttggggtggaACGAGATTTCTGAAAAACCCAAAAACTGACTCTCATGCCAAAAAGATGAACCGTCTTCTCtgtttatttccattttttcccttctttaattGATAAGCATGCAAGTCATCGGTTAGTAACTTGAGAGTTTGTAAATGAAGACAGGCTCTGAACCAAGTTACTGGTAAAAACTAAAAACAGTGAAATTTCACCAATTAAGCAAATCAATCAACTTGGTCAGGTAAAAAACTCTAATGCCGCCATACCATGTaaatttttcacacacaaaCAACTGAACatcaatatttgaaaataaCAGGTGCATTTTGCAAAGGAATTTTGGGATGATAAGAATTGTCAAATATCCCTGATGCAAGCAGTAACTGATGTCTTCAGAGCTCATAAAGAATACTTAGAAGGCATAGCATACCTTCAATAAATCTCCTATTTCTGAATCATGATTTACTGTAGCCCCAACATCTGTGATGAATTTCACTATCCTCTTAGCTTGCACATATGTGGCAAATGCTTTTCctccaaacatacatactcgaGGAACgaacttttctttcctttcttcagcaCTCATTTCTTTCATCCTCTTGTAGCGGTAAACAATGCCCATGATATTCAATAATTGGCGCTTGTATTCATGGATGCGTTTCACCTGAAAATAAGCTAATGTTATTCATAGGGACCCAACACCAGATGTCATCTTTCTTTTCAGATGGATCTCATAGGTTTTCATATTAGTTATTGTACACGCAAAACCTACAGCATAAGGGGAAAAATACAAGACTTTATTGTTGCCAAGCTGACCTGTATGTCAAACATTGCATCAGGACTGACATTATAacctgttttttcttttattaatgatACAACTTTCGCCTTATTGCTCCTTTTTGCTGCCCTCCACTCAGTTTGTAGGTCTTCATTATCTGCAAACtgtggaaaatgaaaaaagtcATGTTAGAACAACTATTAAGTTAACAAAAAGATCTTGTTAGAACAAATATTAAGTTTTAGTGCTCAAACTTCCCCATGGGAATCAATATTAACAGTGGAATTCATTTCCTTTCCTGTTGGTCCAGCTATAGTTGGTGGAACAAAAGTTGCAGTAATGGAATAAAGGCCACTACTTCCAAGAGCAGCTGAAGATAGTTTGACCATGAAAAAGAACAATTACCAAAAGAAGACACCAACACAACAATTATCCTAATTAATGTAATTCTAAAAGCCATTTCCAAAATCCAGCcggaaaaaataacaataacaacaagGAATGGAGAAGCAAACAGTCCTTTAAACCAGCAAATTAAATGGCTGGCTGAGTCACAGTTGTAAACATTTGAATAgaatttctgaaaagaaaaagtcaaaaaaatggaaatcagGAACCGCAAAGGAAAACGAAAAGAATAAcatgtgacaaaaaaaaaagtctaccaaaaataaaaagagcttCATTAGCATAAACCATaagaagatgaaattttcagCATTTCGGTGCCTGAAATTCACACATGGTAtacatgaaaatggaaaaatgacACTTTTTTAATTCATTAGACTTTTGGCCCACTCCTTGTTTTAACCATTTGGTTAAAACAGGTCATctacttccaaaaataaacttgtcatcatttcacacattggtcaacagaaatttcattctcaatcaaggttctaaaacatGGAAACGGTCACAGGATCGGTCAAGGCCAAAACCATTCCTGAATAGTCTGGATCGGACCATATCGGACAGTTctaccctcttttttttctaaatcagttttttttttttactattttacacTTGGACCGTACATGTGGAACAGATTGGAAAGGTCAGGATCAGGGATTGGTCATGGCTGATACCGTTCCGATCTGGCCGACACTGACAGTTCCATTCCGTTTTTTAGAACCATGTTCTCAGTGGAcaacataaaaatatttttcaaacaaaaaaagattACAGAATATATACTTGAGCATCCATGGAAAAAATTTGATGCAATATTGTATTAATTAATAACCAGATGTACAGTGTCTAATACTTTGTTGGGCGTGTTAGAGGTTCGAAATTGATGTTGACCTACATATTATATTAGCTATAGAAGGTTTCATGAGCTGAAAGAGAAAGGTCTCACTTCAAATTACTAAAGATCAATTGTTTGAAAGAATTAGGAGAAGCTGAACGGCGATGGGAAACAGGGGCAATCAACATTTTCCTCACTTACCAAAAGAGTAATAGACGGATTCTAGGAATGAAATATTCACAAAGGGAAAACTACCTTTCGGAGTTCTGCCAGCTTCTCAGTGTCAAGGACCCAGTTTTCTGTACCAACCCACTTGGTTATGGTTTTACTTAGATCTGGATTGCAAAAACGTATCCATCTTCTTGGTGTCACaccatttgttttattttgaaatttctcAGGCCACAACTGCCAAAGCAATGAACGGAAAATCAGTGGGTATATCTCTTTAACTTCTCTGGCATGGGAACATGGACTAAAATGCTCCACGTCTACAGAAATCCTGGAAAAGCAAAACATTGTAAGATAGCCTCACAATAAAACTACCTTATAGAAGTCATTAAAGACCTCTGCTTTAACAATTTCACTATGAATCTCAGCAACCCCATTTACGGCATGGCCACCAACAACGCAAAGATTAGCCATTCGGACCACCTTTGGCAGTTTTGGATCCGGTTTTAAAAACACAGGTTGCTTCTTCTTGGTGTCATTTCCTTCAGATTCATCTTCTCCATCACTGGATTCAATCTCTGCATCAGAACTTTTAACTTCTTCAATGGATCCTTCAACTTCTTCAACGGATCCTTCAACTTCAACGGATCCTTCAACTTCTTCAACGGATCCTTCGACTTCTTCAACGGATCCTTCAACTTCTTCAACAGATCCTTCAACTTCTTCAACGGATCCTTCAACTTCTTCACTGGAATCAGCAGCAGAGGTTTCCTCTGATACGAATAGATCTAGGACAGAGGCTGGTAAATCAACATTGTCTAAAATCCTCATCTCTTTCAGTTTCTTCTGCAGTATGTCAGTATCCTTTATACCATACTCAGCAATTATGGTATGAATTAGCTggttcaaaaataaaaatcagagaaAATGTAGAACACATAAGAAATAACATACAAGAGAATATTACAGTTATCAAAAAATAAGAGTACATTAGATCATTTATATGAATCAACAAGAGGGATTAGTATATTTTTTCTAACAATACCTCCTCATCAATCATTTCTATAATCTCAACATGTCGAGGAAGCAATTTCTGCATGAGCTCCAAACTCCATTTCTCCAGAGCCTCAGGTAGAACAGTGTGGTTTGTGTAAGCAACAGTCCTGGCAGATAGGTAAGGATTACGAGGAATATCAGCTACATTAACTGGACTATAATATTAAGCTAGGTACCTCctaggcatagttgtcaaggcattgccttgTGACAGCATTCCTTATATTATATCAGTTTTGTGACAATCACGAGTTTACGttaatttatgtttatttcttagttttttATGAATATTCTTATATTATATTGTATGctttatttattatatgttggttcCCATATTAGTacattactagcataattatatcatattgctttcatatggcttctatgttgtctataaagcataattatataaaattatcatagCTATATTACATATGCTGCATGCCTAACTAGGCAACTTGTCACCTAAGcacccctccaacaccttggctTACCtagtcaccttgacaactatgctcctaGGACGATTAGTGAACCAATCACGTTTTACAAATTAAATATGTAACGGCAATTTAAATCTTTGTTAGACTCAAATGGGGTTCTTATGAGATCATACAAATCCCACCTAGTATAAAAAGTAACCTTCTCAATAGATATTGCAAACAACAGCTAATGGTCCTGAAAACTATATAATTATTGATTTGTGACTATATTTTTGTGCTAATGTGCAACAACCACAAACCAAATTACCTTCGAGTAATATTCCAAGCTTCCTCCCACCGCATGCCTTTTATATCTATCAATATTCTCATCAGCTCTGGAATGCAGAGTGTTGGGTGAGTGTCATTCATCTGTACTGCAACCTTTTCAGGAAATTCATCCCAGTTCACAGACTCTCCAGATCTCCTCTCAAAACGAGCAATAATATCTTGAAGAGAAGCAGAGCACAGTGTGTATTGTTGTTTCAGTCGCAGACTTTTTCCTTCCATTGACTCATCCCCAGGGTACAATACGTAGCAAATCTGATTCAGAATACAGTTTTCAATTGGCAATCACTTTctaattttttcccccttctaaCCTCATAAGGTAAGGAATTCTTTTAACCGAGAAAGCAAGCACAAAGGATGAAATATACAGTTGATCATCAAGAACAGAGCATCACAAAGGAAAAATTAATACGAAACTTGTCATCCTCGTCCATAACTAATGAGCATCAGCAATCATAAAAAGCAAAAGAACTGTGTTCTTTGAAGCTCCTTCAAAACggaaagacaaaagaaaagaaaggaagatggcTAAAAAAACCAGTGTTGTTCACTTAGTTAGCCATTTTACTCCAAGAACTTGCCTTGTCATAAAATATTATTCTAGCCCTTTTGTGGCTGCTGTTGTTCTTGTTGTATTCTAcattttgtatattct
This Macadamia integrifolia cultivar HAES 741 chromosome 10, SCU_Mint_v3, whole genome shotgun sequence DNA region includes the following protein-coding sequences:
- the LOC122091665 gene encoding alpha-1,4 glucan phosphorylase L-2 isozyme, chloroplastic/amyloplastic isoform X2; translated protein: MATSPFPVTSTRTNAFTRCNSMSRFLDFSSRNSNFKLLFVRTSTSQHFRTSLVVRNIASDQTQILKDAVTEEVATPLDSFTPDSASIASSIKFHAEFTPLFSPERFDLLKAYFATAQSVRDSLIINWNATYDYYEKMDVKQAYYLSMEFLQGRALLNAIGNLELTGPYAEALSRLGYSLENVARQEPDAALGNGGLGRLASCFLDSLATLNYPAWGYGLRYKYGLFKQNITKDGQEEVAENWLEMGNPWEIARNDISYPIKFYGKVVIGSDGKKHWVGGEDIQAVAYDVPIPGYKTKTTINFRLWSTKVSSDEFDLLAFNAGEHAKAYEAHTNAEKICYVLYPGDESMEGKSLRLKQQYTLCSASLQDIIARFERRSGESVNWDEFPEKVAVQMNDTHPTLCIPELMRILIDIKGMRWEEAWNITRRTVAYTNHTVLPEALEKWSLELMQKLLPRHVEIIEMIDEELIHTIIAEYGIKDTDILQKKLKEMRILDNVDLPASVLDLFVSEETSAADSSEEVEGSVEEVEGSVEEVEGSVEEVEGSVEEVEGSVEVEGSVEEVEGSIEEVKSSDAEIESSDGEDESEGNDTKKKQPVFLKPDPKLPKVVRMANLCVVGGHAVNGVAEIHSEIVKAEVFNDFYKLWPEKFQNKTNGVTPRRWIRFCNPDLSKTITKWVGTENWVLDTEKLAELRKFADNEDLQTEWRAAKRSNKAKVVSLIKEKTGYNVSPDAMFDIQVKRIHEYKRQLLNIMGIVYRYKRMKEMSAEERKEKFVPRVCMFGGKAFATYVQAKRIVKFITDVGATVNHDSEIGDLLKVVFIPDYNVSVAELLIPASELSQHISTAGMEASGTSNMKFAMNGCVQIGTLDGANVEIRQEVGEDNFFLFGAQAHEIAGLRKERAEGKFVPDPRFEGVKAFVRSGVFGPYNYDELMGSLEGNEGYGRADYFLVGKDFPSYLECQEKVDEAYRDQKRWTKMSILNTAGSYKFSSDRTIHEYANDIWNIKPVELP
- the LOC122091665 gene encoding alpha-1,4 glucan phosphorylase L isozyme, chloroplastic/amyloplastic isoform X1, which gives rise to MATSPFPVTSTRTNAFTRCNSMSRFLDFSSRNSNFKLLFVRTSTSQHFRTSLVVRNIASDQTQILKDAVTEEEVATPLDSFTPDSASIASSIKFHAEFTPLFSPERFDLLKAYFATAQSVRDSLIINWNATYDYYEKMDVKQAYYLSMEFLQGRALLNAIGNLELTGPYAEALSRLGYSLENVARQEPDAALGNGGLGRLASCFLDSLATLNYPAWGYGLRYKYGLFKQNITKDGQEEVAENWLEMGNPWEIARNDISYPIKFYGKVVIGSDGKKHWVGGEDIQAVAYDVPIPGYKTKTTINFRLWSTKVSSDEFDLLAFNAGEHAKAYEAHTNAEKICYVLYPGDESMEGKSLRLKQQYTLCSASLQDIIARFERRSGESVNWDEFPEKVAVQMNDTHPTLCIPELMRILIDIKGMRWEEAWNITRRTVAYTNHTVLPEALEKWSLELMQKLLPRHVEIIEMIDEELIHTIIAEYGIKDTDILQKKLKEMRILDNVDLPASVLDLFVSEETSAADSSEEVEGSVEEVEGSVEEVEGSVEEVEGSVEEVEGSVEVEGSVEEVEGSIEEVKSSDAEIESSDGEDESEGNDTKKKQPVFLKPDPKLPKVVRMANLCVVGGHAVNGVAEIHSEIVKAEVFNDFYKLWPEKFQNKTNGVTPRRWIRFCNPDLSKTITKWVGTENWVLDTEKLAELRKFADNEDLQTEWRAAKRSNKAKVVSLIKEKTGYNVSPDAMFDIQVKRIHEYKRQLLNIMGIVYRYKRMKEMSAEERKEKFVPRVCMFGGKAFATYVQAKRIVKFITDVGATVNHDSEIGDLLKVVFIPDYNVSVAELLIPASELSQHISTAGMEASGTSNMKFAMNGCVQIGTLDGANVEIRQEVGEDNFFLFGAQAHEIAGLRKERAEGKFVPDPRFEGVKAFVRSGVFGPYNYDELMGSLEGNEGYGRADYFLVGKDFPSYLECQEKVDEAYRDQKRWTKMSILNTAGSYKFSSDRTIHEYANDIWNIKPVELP